One segment of Nakamurella flava DNA contains the following:
- a CDS encoding ABC transporter permease: MSAPALRGRDAAPRVRTGRGLLIAGSIMLGLVVLAGLIGPLLTPWGPTEIDDGAVRRPPGGAHLLGTDLNGMDVLTRTLAAVRIDLGIAVISVAVAVVLGALIGALSGYAGGWFDAVVMRVLEIVQAFPTFILALAIAALVGPGSVNMAIVIAAVSTPAYARLVRSEVMVVRELPYLDAARTSGLSARRVLWRHVLPNSLTPVRTVAPLNIGWAVLILAGLSFLGLGVPVPQAEWGAMISQGTTDVIAGRLWTTLPPGIALVLCVLGCALIGEGLQERATAKAAR, encoded by the coding sequence GTGAGCGCCCCCGCGCTGCGCGGCCGCGATGCCGCGCCCCGGGTGCGCACCGGCCGCGGACTGCTGATCGCCGGCAGCATCATGCTCGGCCTGGTCGTGCTGGCCGGGCTGATCGGCCCGCTGCTCACGCCGTGGGGACCGACCGAGATCGACGACGGTGCCGTCCGCCGGCCGCCCGGTGGGGCCCACCTGCTCGGCACCGACCTCAACGGCATGGACGTCCTCACCCGGACGCTGGCCGCCGTGCGGATCGACCTGGGCATCGCGGTCATCTCCGTCGCGGTGGCGGTGGTGCTCGGCGCCCTCATCGGCGCGCTGTCCGGGTACGCCGGCGGGTGGTTCGACGCCGTGGTCATGCGGGTGCTGGAGATCGTCCAGGCCTTCCCCACGTTCATCCTCGCGCTGGCCATCGCCGCCCTGGTGGGACCGGGCTCGGTGAACATGGCCATCGTCATCGCGGCCGTCTCCACCCCGGCCTACGCCCGGCTGGTCCGCTCGGAGGTCATGGTCGTGCGGGAACTGCCGTACCTGGACGCCGCCCGCACCTCGGGGCTGTCGGCCCGGCGGGTGCTGTGGCGGCACGTGCTGCCCAACTCCCTCACCCCGGTCCGCACGGTGGCCCCGCTGAACATCGGCTGGGCCGTCCTCATCCTGGCCGGGCTGTCCTTCCTCGGACTGGGCGTACCGGTCCCGCAGGCCGAATGGGGCGCGATGATCAGTCAGGGCACCACCGACGTCATCGCCGGACGGCTGTGGACGACCCTGCCGCCGGGGATCGCGCTGGTGCTCTGCGTGCTGGGCTGCGCGCTGATCGGTGAGGGTCTGCAGGAACGCGCCACCGCGAAGGCCGCGCGATGA
- a CDS encoding hydantoinase/oxoprolinase family protein, protein MPDRPLRLAVDIGGTFVDAMELDDRTGRVRFRKASTTPERPWDGVLAAVADLGTDLSQVSVFIHGTTLGLNAVLERRGARTGIVTNDGFRDIFLLGRGNVPDEKMYDFRYHRPPSLVQRRHTAGVRGRLDHRGTVLTELDEDHLRDVVRDLVEVQDVQSLAVCFLHAHRNPEPERRAAALISQWYPDVRVSISTDIAREHREYERTSTTVLEAYIRPIFQRYVDELETGLRERGLAGDFLIMRSGGGSMTAAAARTSPTHTVLSGPAGGIVGAAHLAELLGRRHLLTFDIGGTSLDACVIEDGSAATGHEAQLERFPLLIPCYDIRTIGAGGGSIARADGGLLTVGPQSAGAMPGPVCYRRGGTEPTVTDASVLLGYVDPASFLAGTMPLDAEAARDAVASRVAEPLGLTADAAAAGILDVLVARTVGALRQIAVERGLDPRTFTLLAYGGAGPLVAPWVGREMGVAEILVPLAPSGFSAWGMLSADIVDDVSRTWVARLAQAPVDELLADLAELDELALTSLGRQGVPRDRARLIRTLELRYLGQEHSLPVTVGATIDPDAVAAAFHELHTARYGHAIDTAVEILALRVRAIGTTARPQLVRPPAGDGDPAAARTGRRDAFDAATRATVPFDVYDRPSLAPGDRFPGPALIDEGTCTTVVHGDQQVRVDEYGHLVITTTTAGTSVAGGSA, encoded by the coding sequence GTGCCCGACAGACCGCTGCGCCTGGCCGTCGACATCGGCGGCACCTTCGTCGACGCCATGGAGCTGGACGACCGCACCGGGCGGGTCCGTTTCCGCAAGGCCTCCACCACGCCGGAACGGCCCTGGGACGGCGTCCTGGCCGCCGTGGCCGACCTGGGCACCGACCTGTCGCAGGTCTCGGTGTTCATCCACGGGACCACGCTCGGGCTGAACGCCGTGCTGGAGCGGCGGGGCGCCCGCACCGGCATCGTCACCAACGACGGGTTCCGGGACATCTTCCTGCTCGGCCGGGGCAACGTCCCCGACGAGAAGATGTACGACTTCCGCTACCACCGGCCGCCGTCGCTGGTGCAGCGCCGGCACACCGCCGGGGTCCGCGGTCGGCTCGACCACCGCGGGACGGTGCTGACCGAGCTGGACGAGGACCACCTGCGGGACGTGGTGCGGGACCTGGTCGAGGTACAGGACGTGCAGTCGCTGGCCGTCTGCTTCCTGCACGCCCACCGCAACCCGGAACCGGAACGCCGGGCGGCCGCGCTGATCTCGCAGTGGTACCCGGACGTCCGGGTGTCGATCTCCACCGACATCGCCCGCGAGCACCGCGAGTACGAGCGCACCAGCACCACCGTGCTGGAGGCCTACATCCGGCCGATCTTCCAGCGCTACGTCGACGAACTCGAGACCGGTCTGCGGGAGCGGGGGCTGGCCGGGGACTTCCTCATCATGCGGTCCGGCGGCGGGTCGATGACCGCGGCGGCCGCCCGGACCTCCCCCACCCACACCGTGCTGTCCGGACCGGCCGGCGGCATCGTCGGCGCCGCCCACCTGGCCGAGCTGCTCGGCCGCCGGCACCTGCTCACCTTCGACATCGGCGGCACGTCCCTGGACGCCTGCGTCATCGAGGACGGCAGCGCGGCCACCGGCCACGAGGCCCAGCTCGAACGCTTCCCCCTGCTCATCCCCTGCTACGACATCCGCACCATCGGCGCCGGCGGCGGGTCCATCGCCCGCGCCGACGGCGGGCTGCTGACCGTCGGTCCGCAGAGCGCCGGGGCGATGCCCGGCCCGGTCTGCTACCGGCGGGGCGGCACCGAGCCCACCGTCACCGACGCCTCCGTGCTGCTCGGCTACGTCGACCCGGCCAGCTTCCTGGCCGGCACCATGCCGCTGGACGCGGAGGCCGCGCGCGACGCCGTGGCGAGCCGCGTGGCGGAGCCGCTGGGGCTGACCGCGGACGCGGCGGCCGCCGGCATCCTGGACGTGCTGGTCGCCCGCACCGTAGGCGCCCTCCGGCAGATCGCCGTGGAACGGGGCCTGGACCCGCGGACGTTCACGCTGCTGGCCTACGGCGGCGCCGGACCACTCGTGGCCCCCTGGGTGGGACGCGAGATGGGGGTCGCCGAGATCCTGGTTCCGCTGGCCCCGTCCGGGTTCTCGGCCTGGGGGATGCTGTCGGCCGACATCGTCGACGACGTCTCCCGCACCTGGGTGGCCCGCCTCGCGCAGGCGCCGGTCGACGAGCTGCTCGCCGACCTGGCCGAGCTGGACGAGCTGGCCCTGACCTCGCTGGGCCGCCAGGGCGTCCCCCGGGACCGGGCCCGACTGATCCGCACCCTGGAACTGCGCTACCTCGGCCAGGAGCACAGCCTGCCGGTCACCGTGGGCGCCACCATCGACCCCGACGCGGTCGCCGCGGCGTTCCACGAGCTGCACACCGCCCGGTACGGGCACGCCATCGACACCGCGGTGGAGATCCTGGCCCTGCGAGTCCGGGCGATCGGCACCACCGCCCGGCCGCAGCTGGTCCGGCCCCCGGCGGGCGACGGCGACCCGGCCGCGGCCCGCACCGGCCGCCGAGACGCCTTCGACGCGGCCACCCGCGCCACCGTCCCGTTCGACGTCTACGACCGGCCGTCGCTGGCCCCCGGCGACCGGTTCCCCGGGCCCGCCCTGATCGACGAGGGCACCTGCACCACCGTCGTGCACGGCGACCAGCAGGTCCGGGTCGACGAGTACGGGCACCTGGTCATCACCACCACCACGGCCGGCACCTCGGTCGCAGGAGGAAGCGCATGA
- a CDS encoding ATP-binding cassette domain-containing protein produces MTDLAKELSSVTPTGPLLRIRDLHVDIPTAAGTVHALRGVDLDVAAGEVVGLVGESGGGKSMLARSVSGLLPTAGRTTGQVLFRGQDVLTMDAATLAAHRGHGAAMCFQHPRSALEPLRTVRRQLRDRLARHQHLAGRDADTRAAELLGSVGIVDVPRVLASYPHQLSGGMAQRVMIALCLACDPGLLLADEPTTGLDVTLTRGILDLVRGTAAGGDRGVLLITHDIAAAARVCDRVVVLRAGEVVETGSTAEVLDRPRDVYTRELLAAVPDPDRPLPPRVRATPGEAVVRLRGVGVRYRGHLGVPAHDALMGLDLDVRRGETVGIVGESGSGKTSLARVLLGLVPATAGEVTVAGADLRAGRFGRRPGSRVTTRRLAGRVQMVFQDPSGALDPRRTVLDAVAETLLARGVPTDERRARAIEVLERTGLDAGFLDRLPHELSGGQAQRVGIARALVARPDLIVFDEPTSALDVTAQRTVLDLMAELAADGDRAQVFISHDLATVRSVCDRVVVVRHGRLVEQGPVEQLFTAPQQEYTRDLLAAAPRLQAIRPG; encoded by the coding sequence ATGACCGACCTGGCGAAGGAATTGTCATCGGTCACGCCCACCGGTCCGCTGCTGCGGATCCGCGATCTGCACGTCGACATCCCCACCGCGGCCGGCACCGTGCACGCGTTGCGGGGGGTGGACCTGGACGTCGCGGCCGGCGAGGTCGTCGGTCTGGTCGGTGAGAGCGGCGGCGGCAAGTCCATGCTGGCCCGCTCGGTCAGCGGCCTGCTGCCCACCGCCGGCCGGACCACCGGCCAGGTGCTGTTCCGCGGACAGGACGTCCTGACCATGGACGCCGCCACCCTGGCCGCCCACCGCGGGCACGGTGCGGCGATGTGCTTCCAGCACCCGCGCAGCGCGCTCGAACCGCTGCGCACGGTGCGCCGCCAACTGCGCGACCGGCTGGCCCGGCACCAGCACCTCGCCGGACGGGATGCCGACACCCGGGCCGCAGAGCTGCTCGGGTCCGTCGGCATCGTCGACGTCCCGCGGGTGCTGGCCAGCTACCCGCACCAGCTCTCCGGTGGCATGGCCCAACGGGTGATGATCGCCCTCTGCCTGGCCTGCGACCCCGGACTGCTGCTGGCCGACGAGCCGACCACCGGGCTGGACGTCACCCTGACCCGCGGCATCCTCGACCTGGTCCGCGGCACGGCCGCCGGCGGTGACCGCGGCGTGCTGCTCATCACCCACGACATCGCCGCCGCCGCCCGGGTGTGCGACCGGGTCGTGGTGCTCCGCGCCGGTGAGGTCGTCGAGACCGGTTCCACCGCCGAGGTCCTCGACCGGCCGCGGGACGTTTATACGCGGGAGCTGCTGGCTGCCGTGCCCGACCCGGACCGGCCGCTGCCACCCCGGGTCCGTGCCACCCCGGGCGAGGCGGTGGTGCGGCTGCGCGGCGTCGGTGTCCGCTACCGCGGGCATCTGGGCGTCCCGGCCCACGACGCGCTGATGGGGCTGGACCTCGACGTGCGGCGCGGCGAGACCGTCGGCATCGTCGGGGAGAGCGGTTCCGGCAAGACCTCTCTCGCCCGGGTGCTGCTCGGCCTGGTCCCGGCCACCGCCGGCGAGGTCACCGTCGCCGGGGCCGACCTGCGGGCCGGTCGCTTCGGCCGCCGGCCCGGTTCCCGGGTCACCACCCGGCGGCTGGCCGGCCGGGTGCAGATGGTGTTCCAGGACCCGTCCGGTGCGCTGGACCCGCGGCGCACCGTGCTCGACGCGGTGGCCGAGACCCTGCTCGCCCGCGGAGTTCCCACCGACGAGCGGCGGGCCCGGGCCATCGAGGTGCTGGAACGCACCGGTCTGGACGCCGGGTTCCTGGACCGGCTCCCGCACGAGCTATCCGGCGGGCAGGCCCAGCGGGTCGGCATCGCCCGCGCCCTGGTCGCTCGACCGGACCTCATCGTCTTCGACGAGCCGACCTCCGCCCTGGACGTCACCGCCCAGCGGACGGTGCTCGACCTGATGGCCGAACTGGCCGCCGACGGCGACCGCGCCCAGGTGTTCATCTCCCACGACCTGGCCACCGTCCGGTCGGTCTGCGACCGGGTGGTCGTCGTCCGGCACGGCCGGCTGGTCGAACAGGGCCCGGTGGAGCAGCTGTTCACCGCGCCGCAGCAGGAATACACCCGCGACCTGCTCGCTGCCGCGCCCCGGCTGCAGGCCATCCGTCCCGGCTGA
- a CDS encoding cupin domain-containing protein: protein MVGARIRTFRVEQGLSLRKLAERSGLSAGFLSQVERGLSSIALSSLRTVATALQRPVADFFPITDAAGEAGDGVVFTLNRATGGPTGQRVVSGGRHYELLSSRAPGLVLEPMLVVIEPGGDLEEPTAHAGEEFAYVVRGTLSYEVDGVTHRLGVGDSLHLRSNTPHRMHNDTDELTVVVSVVTPRLL, encoded by the coding sequence GTGGTCGGGGCGCGGATCCGGACGTTCCGGGTCGAGCAGGGCCTGTCGCTGCGCAAACTCGCCGAGCGCAGCGGCCTGTCGGCCGGCTTCCTCTCCCAGGTCGAACGGGGCCTGAGCTCGATCGCGCTGTCCAGCCTGCGCACCGTCGCGACCGCCTTGCAGCGTCCGGTGGCGGACTTCTTCCCGATCACCGATGCGGCCGGGGAGGCCGGGGACGGTGTCGTGTTCACCCTGAACCGGGCGACGGGCGGACCGACCGGGCAGCGGGTGGTCTCCGGTGGGCGCCACTACGAGCTGCTGTCGTCCCGGGCACCCGGACTCGTCCTGGAACCGATGCTGGTCGTCATCGAGCCGGGCGGCGATCTGGAGGAGCCGACCGCGCACGCCGGCGAGGAGTTCGCCTACGTGGTGCGGGGCACGCTGAGCTACGAGGTGGACGGGGTGACCCACCGTCTGGGGGTCGGCGACAGCCTGCACCTGCGGTCCAACACCCCGCACCGCATGCACAACGACACCGACGAGCTCACCGTGGTGGTCTCGGTCGTCACTCCCCGGCTGCTGTGA
- a CDS encoding ABC transporter substrate-binding protein translates to MSSHSSLRSRRVRTRAAGAAVIAALLLGGCAAGSNQSSTTSGTAGSAAGTSGSGSAPAGASGELRIAIPAYPGSWDQDFVAFDPVALAVFKNVYPYLVDYGVTQVDGKPVMDTATILPAWAESFTSTDGALWTLKLREGAKFPSGNPITAEDVKWSKDRAFAAKANVAGVYSLIGLTDPSQITVVDDRTVTFQQAFPSALSEQIQAISLFIYDSKKMKEHATDADPWAKEWAAQNPSDGGLYNVSAATPGQEIVLTANPDYPAEDGPKTQTIRLTVASDPAAESLLLRNGDVDIALGLGRQEIADLSGVNGLTTITSPSNEMISMPMNVAAAPFDNPQVRQAVALAVPYDSIISSVYNGGARRPKSIVPIDMPGYSEAGFPYDTDLDKAKALMAQAGNPAITTQIVYAAESGEQQQIAVLVSDALAKIGITATPTPLDAATLGQRRAAKDIPLQITSGQQWVNDVEYLMNGWTTGAYLNWSNYSNPTVDAAVEKSHTTTDSAERTALWTQIQQQFATDVPVIPLAQPDFVLPVADSVGGYVQPVDGLIRLRYLTKG, encoded by the coding sequence GTGTCCTCGCATTCTTCGCTCCGGTCGCGCCGGGTCCGGACCCGTGCGGCCGGCGCGGCCGTGATCGCCGCGCTCCTGCTGGGCGGCTGCGCCGCCGGCAGCAACCAGTCCTCGACCACGTCCGGCACCGCCGGCTCCGCCGCCGGAACGTCCGGCAGCGGCAGCGCGCCGGCCGGCGCCAGCGGGGAGCTGCGCATCGCCATCCCGGCCTACCCGGGCAGCTGGGACCAGGACTTCGTCGCCTTCGATCCGGTCGCCCTGGCCGTCTTCAAGAACGTCTACCCGTACCTGGTCGACTACGGAGTCACCCAGGTCGACGGCAAGCCGGTCATGGACACCGCGACCATCCTGCCCGCCTGGGCCGAGTCGTTCACCTCCACCGACGGTGCCCTGTGGACGCTGAAGCTGCGCGAGGGGGCGAAGTTCCCCAGCGGCAATCCGATCACCGCCGAGGACGTGAAGTGGTCCAAGGACCGCGCGTTCGCGGCCAAGGCCAACGTCGCCGGCGTCTACAGCCTCATCGGCCTGACCGACCCGTCGCAGATCACCGTCGTCGACGACCGCACGGTGACCTTCCAGCAGGCCTTCCCCAGCGCGCTGAGCGAGCAGATCCAGGCCATCAGCCTGTTCATCTACGACTCGAAGAAGATGAAGGAGCACGCCACCGACGCCGACCCGTGGGCGAAGGAGTGGGCGGCCCAGAACCCGAGTGACGGTGGGCTGTACAACGTCTCGGCCGCCACCCCCGGCCAGGAGATCGTGCTGACCGCCAACCCGGACTACCCCGCCGAGGACGGGCCGAAGACGCAGACCATCCGGCTCACGGTGGCCTCCGACCCGGCCGCCGAGAGTCTGCTGCTGCGCAACGGCGACGTCGACATCGCGCTGGGCCTGGGTCGCCAGGAGATCGCCGACCTGTCCGGCGTGAACGGCCTGACCACGATCACCTCGCCGTCCAACGAGATGATCTCGATGCCGATGAACGTCGCCGCCGCCCCGTTCGACAACCCGCAGGTCCGGCAGGCCGTCGCGCTGGCCGTCCCGTACGACTCGATCATCAGCAGCGTGTACAACGGCGGCGCCCGCCGCCCGAAGAGCATCGTGCCGATCGACATGCCCGGATACAGCGAGGCCGGGTTCCCGTACGACACCGACCTGGACAAGGCCAAGGCCCTGATGGCCCAGGCCGGCAACCCGGCGATCACCACGCAGATCGTCTACGCGGCCGAGAGCGGCGAGCAGCAGCAGATCGCCGTCCTGGTCTCCGATGCACTGGCCAAGATCGGCATCACCGCGACCCCCACCCCGCTGGACGCCGCCACCCTGGGCCAGCGGCGGGCGGCCAAGGACATCCCGCTGCAGATCACCTCCGGCCAGCAGTGGGTCAACGACGTCGAGTACCTGATGAACGGCTGGACCACCGGGGCGTACCTGAACTGGAGCAACTACTCCAACCCGACCGTCGACGCCGCCGTCGAGAAGTCGCACACCACCACCGATTCCGCCGAGCGCACCGCGCTGTGGACGCAGATCCAGCAGCAGTTCGCCACCGACGTCCCGGTGATCCCGCTGGCCCAGCCGGACTTCGTGCTGCCGGTGGCCGACAGCGTCGGCGGCTACGTGCAGCCGGTCGACGGGTTGATCCGCCTGCGCTACCTCACCAAGGGCTGA
- a CDS encoding hydantoinase B/oxoprolinase family protein, translating into MSEHPAVDPAAVDAVTVEVVRSYLLAAAQEMRTTLVRTAFNPVIYEVLDFGISLYDEHLALIAEAPGLTFFLGANDFSLRKGVEHVGRENLHPGDIVMLNYPYWNAAHAYDATLFAPVFLPPESTETSGGDGFLVGFVCVRAHWMDLGAKDPGYVLDSTDVHQEGLLFPGTKVYSRGEPVRDIHDLIRFNSRLPDLVLGDLHAQVAAIRTGERRLLETITKFSKPTVDAAVAVVRARSEARTRAALAALPQGSWTAEDWLDDDGITADPIRMRVTVTIADGTFTVDFAGSAPAARGPVNMPFGATIALCKVVLKALTGPDEPGDEGSTAPLTVLAEPGTLFHAVYPAPTFTLWTGIVALELVHKALAQGMPDRVPASSGGDVPGFMMVGTHQDTGEFYAISNNDPVGWGGTAEHDGLDATIHLSESTVRSTPLEVLEARSGMLFERLEMRTDSGGAGRYRGGVGIRRDIRFVQPGEFLSVIKKTGSAPWALDGGQQSDPNQVIVFPGTERERRISTERVVVEPGDRITLLTAGGGGHGDPADRDPARVRDDVDQGLVSPEAARTVYGIGVRDA; encoded by the coding sequence ATGAGCGAGCACCCCGCTGTCGACCCCGCTGCTGTGGATGCGGTCACCGTCGAGGTGGTGCGCAGCTACCTGCTGGCCGCGGCGCAGGAGATGCGGACCACCCTGGTGCGCACCGCGTTCAACCCGGTGATCTACGAGGTGCTGGACTTCGGGATCTCGCTCTACGACGAGCATCTCGCGCTGATCGCCGAGGCCCCCGGGCTGACCTTCTTCCTGGGCGCCAACGACTTCTCGCTCCGCAAGGGGGTCGAGCACGTCGGCCGGGAGAACCTGCACCCGGGCGACATCGTCATGCTCAACTACCCGTACTGGAACGCCGCCCACGCCTACGACGCCACCCTGTTCGCCCCGGTCTTCCTGCCCCCAGAGTCGACCGAGACCAGCGGAGGTGACGGGTTTCTCGTCGGGTTCGTGTGCGTGCGGGCGCACTGGATGGACCTGGGCGCCAAGGACCCCGGCTACGTGCTCGACTCGACCGACGTCCACCAGGAGGGGCTGCTGTTCCCGGGCACCAAGGTCTACTCCCGTGGCGAACCGGTCCGCGACATCCACGACCTGATCCGCTTCAACTCCCGGCTACCCGACCTGGTGCTGGGTGATCTGCACGCCCAGGTCGCCGCCATCCGCACCGGGGAGCGGCGGCTGCTGGAGACCATCACCAAGTTCTCCAAGCCCACCGTGGACGCGGCCGTCGCCGTCGTCCGGGCCCGCAGCGAGGCCCGCACCCGGGCCGCGCTGGCCGCCCTGCCGCAGGGCAGTTGGACCGCGGAGGACTGGCTGGACGACGACGGCATCACCGCCGACCCCATCCGCATGCGGGTGACGGTGACCATCGCCGACGGCACCTTCACCGTCGACTTCGCCGGCTCCGCCCCGGCCGCCCGCGGCCCGGTCAACATGCCGTTCGGTGCGACCATCGCGCTGTGCAAGGTGGTGCTCAAGGCGCTGACCGGGCCGGACGAACCGGGCGACGAGGGCAGCACCGCCCCGCTGACCGTGCTGGCCGAGCCGGGCACGCTCTTCCACGCCGTCTACCCGGCGCCGACCTTCACCCTGTGGACCGGCATCGTCGCCCTGGAGCTGGTGCACAAGGCGCTGGCCCAGGGCATGCCCGACCGGGTGCCCGCGTCCTCCGGTGGCGACGTCCCCGGCTTCATGATGGTCGGCACCCATCAGGACACCGGCGAGTTCTACGCCATCAGCAACAACGACCCGGTCGGCTGGGGCGGCACCGCCGAGCACGACGGCCTGGACGCCACCATCCACCTGTCCGAGTCGACCGTGCGCAGCACGCCGCTGGAGGTCCTGGAGGCCCGCAGCGGGATGCTGTTCGAACGGCTGGAGATGCGCACCGACTCCGGCGGGGCCGGCCGGTACCGGGGCGGGGTCGGCATCCGTCGGGACATCCGCTTCGTGCAGCCCGGCGAGTTCCTCTCCGTCATCAAGAAGACCGGCAGCGCCCCATGGGCGCTGGACGGCGGGCAGCAGAGCGATCCGAACCAGGTCATCGTCTTCCCGGGCACCGAGCGGGAGCGGCGGATCAGCACCGAACGGGTCGTCGTCGAACCCGGCGACCGCATCACGCTGCTCACCGCCGGCGGCGGCGGGCACGGCGACCCGGCCGACCGCGACCCGGCTCGAGTGCGCGACGACGTCGACCAGGGCCTGGTGTCGCCCGAGGCGGCCCGCACGGTCTACGGGATCGGGGTGCGCGATGCCTGA
- a CDS encoding ABC transporter permease yields the protein MRLLRFAALRLLLVIPVLFGVVTVTFVLVRVLPGDPVQAFVSAGSTATDVEAIRARLGLDTSIWQQYLTYLGGLFRGDLGTSVATGVPISTELSTRVGPTFELVFLGVGLALVISVVLGVWSALRAHRPLDHVTRVGSLVGTALPEFWLALVLIVIGYQWLGWFPGPGGRVDRGLAPTPLTGAEAVDAALTGNLPSFTSAVAHLVLPVLTIVVGVSAALIRTVRATALEIRAAQPWACAQAHGLTGSTLVRGYLMRGTLARLPTLAALVLGNVLGGVVLVELVFSWQGMGQWLLRGLLTRDYPVVQAGVVISALVFTLAYLVADIVQAALDPRVRV from the coding sequence GTGCGTCTGCTCCGCTTCGCCGCCCTGCGACTGCTGCTCGTCATCCCGGTGCTCTTCGGGGTCGTGACGGTCACCTTCGTCCTGGTCCGGGTGCTCCCCGGGGATCCGGTGCAGGCGTTCGTCTCCGCCGGATCCACGGCGACCGACGTCGAGGCGATCCGGGCCCGCCTGGGCCTGGACACCTCGATCTGGCAGCAGTACCTGACCTACCTCGGTGGGTTGTTCCGCGGCGACCTCGGCACCTCGGTGGCCACCGGGGTGCCGATCAGCACCGAGCTGTCCACCCGGGTCGGGCCGACGTTCGAGCTGGTATTCCTGGGCGTCGGTCTGGCCCTGGTGATCTCGGTGGTCCTGGGGGTGTGGTCGGCGCTGCGCGCCCACCGCCCCCTGGACCACGTCACCCGGGTCGGCTCCCTGGTCGGCACCGCGCTGCCGGAGTTCTGGCTGGCCCTGGTGCTGATCGTCATCGGCTACCAGTGGCTCGGCTGGTTCCCCGGACCGGGCGGCCGGGTGGACCGCGGCCTGGCTCCCACCCCGCTGACCGGGGCCGAGGCGGTGGACGCCGCGCTGACCGGCAACCTGCCGTCGTTCACCTCCGCCGTGGCGCACCTGGTCCTGCCCGTGCTGACCATCGTCGTCGGGGTGAGCGCAGCGCTCATCCGCACCGTGCGGGCCACCGCGCTGGAGATCCGGGCCGCCCAGCCGTGGGCCTGCGCGCAGGCCCACGGCCTCACCGGGAGCACGCTGGTGCGCGGCTACCTGATGCGCGGCACCCTGGCCCGGCTGCCCACCCTGGCCGCCCTGGTGCTGGGCAACGTCCTGGGCGGGGTCGTGCTGGTCGAGCTGGTCTTCTCCTGGCAGGGCATGGGGCAGTGGCTGCTGCGCGGCCTGCTGACCCGCGACTACCCGGTCGTGCAGGCCGGTGTCGTCATCTCCGCCCTGGTCTTCACGCTGGCCTACCTGGTGGCCGACATCGTCCAGGCCGCCCTCGACCCCCGGGTGCGGGTGTGA